From the genome of Nitrospira lenta, one region includes:
- the bioF gene encoding 8-amino-7-oxononanoate synthase: MFRSRLQQLDTQSLTRHLHTLGSATGPTIQLAGRTVILLASNDYLGLATHPDVIYAAIQATTQYGTGAGAARLVCGTLPPHTELEQALATFKQTPSALVYGSGYLANIGVIPSLITRGGQIFADRLSHASLIDGARLSRADLRVYRHRDLNHLESLLKRTPPGRPVLIVTDGLFSMDGDLAPLPELATLTQRFGATLYVDDAHGTGVMGQSGRGTLEHFGVEDRIPFHMGTLGKALGSSGAYIAGPTDMIQYLVNTSRPFMFTTAPPPASAAAARAALTILQQDPSRRARLWRNRDHLFAGLTRLGFHLTDSASPILPILIGHAEKALAFAEQLLAQGVYAPAIRPPTVPDGSSRIRVTITAEHSPEQIDLALSAFERAGQSVHLL; this comes from the coding sequence ATGTTTCGTAGCCGACTCCAACAGCTAGATACCCAATCACTGACACGGCATCTCCATACACTTGGCTCTGCGACTGGGCCGACTATCCAGCTCGCAGGGCGCACGGTCATCCTGCTGGCCTCCAATGATTACTTGGGTCTCGCCACCCATCCCGACGTCATTTACGCCGCCATCCAGGCTACGACGCAGTATGGAACAGGTGCGGGAGCCGCGCGCTTAGTCTGCGGGACACTTCCTCCTCACACGGAGCTGGAACAAGCCCTGGCCACTTTTAAACAGACCCCATCCGCATTGGTCTATGGATCAGGATACCTTGCGAATATAGGTGTCATCCCCTCGCTCATCACACGAGGCGGGCAGATTTTTGCTGATCGGCTCTCTCACGCCAGCCTCATTGATGGGGCTCGGCTCAGTCGCGCCGACCTGCGGGTCTACAGGCATCGAGATCTAAATCACCTCGAGTCCCTCCTCAAACGAACACCCCCTGGGCGACCCGTGCTCATCGTGACAGACGGTTTATTCAGCATGGACGGCGACCTGGCCCCGCTTCCTGAACTGGCAACGCTGACTCAACGATTCGGGGCGACACTCTACGTCGATGATGCCCACGGCACTGGAGTGATGGGCCAATCGGGCCGTGGCACACTTGAGCATTTCGGAGTCGAGGATCGGATTCCGTTTCACATGGGCACCCTTGGCAAAGCACTTGGCAGCAGCGGTGCCTATATCGCCGGCCCTACGGACATGATTCAATACCTGGTGAACACCAGCCGCCCCTTTATGTTTACAACCGCACCGCCACCCGCCTCGGCAGCCGCCGCGCGTGCCGCGCTGACCATACTCCAGCAAGACCCGTCGCGTCGCGCCAGGCTGTGGCGCAATCGCGACCATTTGTTTGCAGGCCTGACCCGCCTTGGATTTCACCTCACCGACTCCGCCAGCCCGATTCTTCCCATTCTGATCGGTCACGCCGAGAAGGCGCTCGCCTTTGCCGAACAACTCCTGGCACAAGGAGTCTATGCACCGGCGATCCGCCCACCGACGGTCCCTGATGGATCCAGCCGCATTCGCGTGACCATCACCGCTGAGCATTCTCCCGAACAGATTGACCTCGCATTGTCAGCATTTGAGCGTGCGGGACAATCGGTGCACCTGCTCTAG
- a CDS encoding type IV pilus twitching motility protein PilT has protein sequence MDISKLLTFSVKEGASDCHISSGEPPMIRIHGDLKKLDHPALTPDETHALIYDMMTDTQRKNFEEHRECDFSFELGDIARFRVNVFVQQRGLGAVFRNIPTEILPLEKLGMPPTLRQLCDKEKGLILVTGPTGSGKSTTLAAMVDYLNNTFEGHIITIEDPIEFVHKSKKCLVNQRELGVHTLSFANALKSALREDPDIVLVGEMRDLDTIQLALTAAETGHLVFGTLHTSSAPKTIDRIIDAFPPAQQAQIRTQLSEALEAVITQTLLKKKTGGRVAALEIMVATTAVRNLIREAKLHQIPGIMQASQKDGMQTMDMALLELATRGVVTKAEAQSRSMNPNLFGSAASLSGAA, from the coding sequence ATGGATATTTCAAAACTCCTGACATTTTCAGTCAAAGAGGGCGCGTCCGACTGTCATATCAGCTCGGGCGAGCCTCCGATGATTCGCATACACGGCGATCTGAAGAAGTTGGATCATCCGGCCCTTACACCGGATGAGACACACGCCCTGATCTACGACATGATGACGGATACTCAGCGAAAAAACTTTGAAGAGCACCGGGAATGCGACTTCTCGTTCGAGTTGGGCGATATCGCTCGCTTCCGCGTGAACGTCTTTGTGCAGCAGCGCGGACTCGGAGCGGTCTTCCGAAACATCCCCACGGAAATTCTTCCACTTGAAAAGCTCGGCATGCCGCCGACCTTGCGTCAGCTCTGCGACAAGGAAAAAGGGCTCATCCTCGTTACCGGGCCAACCGGATCCGGTAAGTCGACGACACTCGCCGCCATGGTCGACTATTTGAACAATACCTTCGAAGGCCACATCATTACGATCGAAGACCCCATCGAGTTCGTACACAAGTCGAAGAAATGTCTGGTGAACCAACGGGAGCTTGGCGTCCACACGCTGTCCTTTGCCAATGCCCTCAAGTCCGCACTTCGCGAAGACCCCGATATCGTGCTCGTGGGGGAAATGCGAGATCTGGACACCATTCAGCTTGCACTGACTGCGGCAGAAACCGGGCACCTGGTCTTCGGCACGCTCCACACCTCCAGCGCGCCCAAAACCATCGACCGCATCATCGACGCCTTTCCACCGGCCCAACAGGCGCAGATACGGACACAGCTATCAGAAGCATTGGAAGCCGTCATTACTCAGACGCTGCTCAAGAAAAAGACGGGAGGACGCGTCGCGGCACTGGAAATCATGGTTGCAACCACAGCCGTCCGCAATCTGATCCGCGAGGCCAAACTCCATCAAATCCCCGGCATCATGCAGGCCAGCCAGAAAGATGGCATGCAGACAATGGACATGGCGTTACTCGAGCTGGCGACGCGTGGCGTCGTCACGAAAGCCGAAGCGCAATCGCGCAGCATGAATCCGAACCTCTTCGGATCGGCCGCTTCACTCAGCGGCGCCGCGTAA
- a CDS encoding PilT/PilU family type 4a pilus ATPase, giving the protein MDIRSLLKVMVDREASDLYLTVDAPPIYRIHGSTQQTDAPPFSNEQLEALALALMRGQQRGEFEEKMEMNLALYYKELGRFRVNIFRQRGNVGLVFRLIKAEIQSVDQLELPPIIKDIAMTKRGLVLVVGATGSGKSTSLAAMIDHRNSVHQGHIITVEDPIEFVHSHKKSLITQREIGFDTLSFQNALKNTLRQAPDVILIGEVRDTETMEAAITFAETGHLCIATLHSNNANQAIERIMNFFPVERHPQIYLQLSLNLRAIISQRLIPSLDGRRVPALEIMLDTPRVKDLVKKAEIDTLKEAMEQGVDEGCQTFDYVLFQLYKANKISLEQALINADSANNLRLKIKLEGLKGDDAVNALLDKHPSHQQSDAFKIQGNGNVVPLKKR; this is encoded by the coding sequence ATGGATATCCGCAGCCTCTTAAAAGTCATGGTCGATCGGGAAGCCTCCGACCTCTACCTCACGGTCGACGCGCCCCCGATCTATCGAATCCACGGATCCACGCAACAAACGGACGCGCCCCCGTTCAGCAACGAACAGCTGGAAGCCTTGGCCCTGGCGCTCATGCGCGGGCAGCAACGGGGAGAGTTCGAAGAAAAAATGGAGATGAACCTGGCGCTCTACTACAAAGAGCTGGGCCGGTTCCGCGTGAATATCTTCCGCCAGAGGGGCAATGTCGGCCTCGTCTTCCGTCTGATTAAAGCAGAGATTCAATCCGTCGATCAGCTGGAACTCCCGCCGATCATCAAAGACATCGCCATGACGAAACGCGGGCTCGTGTTGGTCGTCGGCGCCACCGGTTCCGGTAAATCAACCTCGCTCGCGGCCATGATCGACCACCGGAACTCCGTTCACCAAGGGCATATCATCACAGTCGAAGATCCGATCGAATTCGTCCACAGCCACAAGAAATCGCTGATCACACAGCGAGAGATCGGCTTCGATACCCTGAGCTTTCAGAATGCCCTGAAGAATACTCTCCGGCAAGCCCCCGACGTAATTCTCATCGGTGAGGTCCGGGATACCGAAACCATGGAAGCCGCCATCACGTTCGCAGAAACCGGACACTTGTGCATCGCGACGTTGCACTCGAATAATGCCAACCAGGCCATCGAGCGCATCATGAACTTTTTCCCGGTCGAGCGGCATCCACAAATCTACCTTCAGCTCTCGCTGAACCTCCGCGCCATTATTTCACAACGTCTCATCCCCTCCCTCGATGGACGGCGCGTGCCGGCGCTGGAAATCATGCTGGATACCCCGCGCGTGAAGGACCTCGTCAAGAAAGCGGAAATCGATACACTCAAAGAAGCGATGGAGCAGGGAGTTGATGAAGGCTGCCAAACCTTCGACTACGTCCTCTTCCAACTCTACAAAGCCAATAAGATCAGCCTTGAACAGGCCTTGATCAATGCAGACAGTGCCAACAATCTCCGTCTCAAGATCAAGCTGGAAGGGCTCAAAGGCGATGACGCGGTCAATGCCCTACTGGATAAGCACCCTTCACATCAGCAAAGCGACGCGTTCAAGATTCAGGGAAACGGGAATGTAGTCCCACTCAAAAAGCGCTGA
- a CDS encoding formylglycine-generating enzyme family protein, translated as MRRGIYCGLFIGLVAALSLVEAADLPSAKSAPSKSVEAIKGNDGAPMLLVPSGPFLMGTNDGLPNERPEHTVTIKAFYIDQYEVTSGRYQQFLELGKRGEAVPTDEDSGRSLEDRPVVGVTWTEAAAYCVWAGKRLPTEAEWEKAARGTDGRRYPWGAMQPFVDIANYNRGLWVSEVITLVPVGSGLDGMSVRHGLKDGGRSPYGLAHMAGNAAEWVNDWYDREYYQKSPDTDPSGPKSGEKRILRGGSWADLPTALRVTARFSAEPEFEDRTVGFRCALDAAK; from the coding sequence GCTGTCATTGGTTGAAGCGGCTGATCTGCCTTCCGCGAAAAGCGCTCCGTCAAAATCTGTCGAAGCCATCAAAGGCAACGATGGTGCTCCGATGCTCCTGGTTCCCTCCGGGCCATTTCTCATGGGGACCAATGACGGATTGCCAAATGAACGGCCGGAACACACGGTGACCATCAAAGCGTTTTACATTGATCAATATGAGGTCACATCAGGGCGGTATCAGCAATTTCTTGAATTAGGCAAGCGCGGTGAGGCGGTCCCTACCGATGAGGATTCGGGGCGCTCTCTGGAGGATCGTCCTGTCGTTGGGGTGACTTGGACGGAAGCTGCCGCCTATTGCGTGTGGGCTGGAAAGCGGTTACCCACCGAAGCCGAATGGGAAAAAGCGGCCAGGGGGACTGATGGTCGGCGGTACCCTTGGGGGGCGATGCAGCCCTTTGTCGATATTGCGAACTACAACCGGGGTCTTTGGGTAAGTGAGGTCATCACGTTAGTGCCGGTCGGCAGTGGACTGGATGGAATGAGCGTGCGTCATGGATTGAAAGACGGGGGCCGGAGTCCCTATGGATTGGCACACATGGCGGGGAATGCCGCCGAATGGGTGAACGATTGGTATGATCGTGAGTATTATCAGAAGAGCCCCGACACCGATCCATCGGGTCCGAAGAGCGGAGAGAAACGGATTCTTCGTGGTGGATCCTGGGCGGATCTGCCGACGGCGTTGCGCGTGACCGCTCGATTTTCAGCAGAGCCAGAATTTGAAGATCGGACGGTTGGATTTCGATGTGCCTTGGATGCGGCGAAGTAG